One genomic region from Pseudoduganella dura encodes:
- a CDS encoding HlyD family secretion protein codes for MSANDTNPPSAPAPASAPAPAAPPAAAAPAAAAPGQPDRPHQWFAIAGFALIALVGVLVVLYAWRLPPFTSPVVSTENALVRGQVTVIGTQLSGYVTQVHVQDFQLVKQGELLVEIDRRIYEQRYEQAEAQLAAQQAALENWGQSRRSAAATIALQEAALANARAQATRASADLGRVEELVQDGSLSQRERDAQRAAHAQARAAVAQAQANVEISRQQSQSVTVNRAALEAAVANAAAALKAAKVDLDNTRIVAPSDGQLGQVGVRRGAFVNSGAQLMGLVPRQMWVIANLKETQMSGVGVGQSATFKVDALDGAVLTGQVERISPATGSEFSVLPADNATGNYVKIAQRIPVRISIDAGQRLADRLRPGMSVVVSIDTSSERIDAEARR; via the coding sequence ATGAGCGCAAACGACACCAATCCTCCATCCGCACCTGCACCCGCATCCGCACCCGCACCTGCGGCGCCCCCCGCGGCAGCTGCGCCGGCTGCCGCAGCGCCCGGCCAGCCCGACCGGCCGCACCAGTGGTTCGCCATCGCCGGCTTCGCGCTGATCGCGCTGGTCGGCGTGCTGGTCGTGCTGTACGCATGGCGGCTGCCGCCGTTCACCAGCCCGGTCGTGTCGACCGAGAACGCGCTGGTGCGCGGGCAGGTGACGGTGATCGGCACCCAGCTTTCCGGCTATGTCACGCAGGTGCACGTGCAGGACTTCCAGCTGGTGAAGCAGGGCGAGCTGCTGGTGGAAATCGACCGCCGCATCTACGAACAGCGCTACGAGCAGGCCGAGGCCCAGCTGGCGGCGCAACAGGCCGCGCTGGAAAACTGGGGCCAGTCGCGCCGCAGCGCCGCCGCCACCATCGCGCTGCAGGAAGCGGCGCTGGCCAACGCGCGGGCCCAGGCCACCCGTGCCAGCGCCGATCTCGGGCGCGTCGAGGAACTGGTGCAGGATGGCTCGCTGTCGCAGCGCGAGCGCGATGCGCAGCGGGCCGCCCATGCGCAGGCCCGGGCCGCCGTGGCGCAGGCCCAGGCCAATGTCGAGATCTCGCGGCAGCAGTCGCAATCCGTGACGGTCAACCGCGCCGCGCTGGAAGCGGCGGTGGCCAACGCCGCGGCGGCGCTGAAGGCGGCGAAAGTAGACCTGGACAACACGCGCATCGTCGCGCCATCGGATGGCCAGCTGGGCCAGGTGGGCGTGCGGCGCGGCGCGTTCGTCAATTCCGGCGCCCAGCTGATGGGGCTGGTGCCCCGGCAGATGTGGGTCATCGCCAATTTGAAGGAAACCCAGATGAGCGGGGTGGGCGTGGGGCAGAGCGCCACGTTCAAGGTCGATGCGCTCGATGGCGCCGTGCTGACCGGGCAGGTCGAGCGCATCTCGCCGGCCACCGGCTCCGAGTTTTCCGTGCTGCCGGCCGATAACGCCACCGGCAACTACGTGAAGATCGCCCAGCGCATCCCGGTGCGGATCAGCATCGATGCCGGCCAGCGGCTTGCCGACCGGCTGCGGCCCGGCATGTCGGTTGTCGTCAGCATCGACACGTCGTCCGAGCGCATCGACGCGGAGGCGCGGCGATGA